Proteins encoded within one genomic window of Bacteroides sedimenti:
- a CDS encoding tetratricopeptide repeat protein, protein MNAQNLQQWISHPESLNRDTLYELRTLLARYPYFQSARLLYLKNLYLLHDIAFGKELRKAALHITDRRVLFYMLEQNRFIVEPQKIKESSASLNEDPGLDRTLSLIDSFLSSIPEEPLSNNMELDLSSDYTTYLLQEDTLNSFSETDVPQQESSPKLKGHELIDGFIEKAENENAIKLQIPEEKNDEVPQTETPITDENEDEESYFTETLAKIYVKQQRYSKALEIIKKLSLKYPKKNAYFADQIRFLEKLIINAKSK, encoded by the coding sequence ATGAACGCTCAGAATCTGCAACAATGGATATCACATCCTGAAAGTCTGAACAGAGATACGCTCTATGAGCTGAGAACACTGTTGGCACGATATCCTTATTTTCAGTCGGCTCGATTGCTCTACCTGAAGAATCTATACTTGCTTCACGACATAGCTTTCGGGAAAGAGCTCCGTAAGGCAGCCTTGCATATAACTGATCGGCGGGTTCTTTTCTATATGTTAGAGCAGAATCGTTTCATCGTCGAACCTCAAAAAATAAAAGAATCGTCGGCTTCGCTTAATGAAGATCCTGGTCTGGACCGCACATTGTCATTAATCGACTCGTTCCTCTCTTCCATACCCGAGGAACCTCTCTCCAATAATATGGAGCTGGATCTTTCTTCCGACTATACTACTTATCTGCTTCAGGAAGATACCTTAAACAGCTTTAGCGAAACAGATGTTCCTCAACAGGAATCTTCACCCAAATTAAAGGGACACGAACTGATTGACGGATTTATTGAAAAAGCAGAAAATGAGAATGCCATTAAGCTTCAGATACCGGAAGAAAAAAACGATGAAGTTCCTCAAACCGAAACTCCAATAACTGATGAAAATGAAGATGAAGAGAGCTATTTTACAGAAACTTTAGCCAAAATATACGTAAAACAACAAAGATATTCGAAAGCACTTGAAATTATTAAAAAATTAAGTTTGAAATATCCGAAAAAAAATGCTTACTTTGCAGACCAAATTAGATTTTTGGAGAAATTGATTATTAACGCTAAATCGAAATAA
- the secG gene encoding preprotein translocase subunit SecG, translated as MYLLLVIVIVIAAILLSFIVLIQNSKGGGLSSGFSSSNQIMGVRKTTDLLEKATWTLAAAIVVLSIITSYTVPSNAAQDSAILEQAQKEEKTNPMNAPAGFETPKTGTTPAAAPTAAPTGNPDEVPAKAPAEKPAKK; from the coding sequence ATGTATTTATTATTAGTTATCGTAATTGTTATCGCAGCAATATTACTAAGCTTTATTGTTTTGATACAAAATTCTAAAGGCGGAGGTCTTTCTTCAGGCTTCTCCTCTTCTAACCAGATTATGGGTGTACGTAAGACAACCGATCTCCTTGAAAAAGCAACATGGACTTTGGCTGCCGCTATCGTAGTACTAAGCATTATCACTTCTTACACTGTTCCATCCAATGCAGCTCAAGACTCTGCTATTCTGGAACAAGCTCAGAAAGAAGAAAAAACAAACCCGATGAATGCTCCGGCAGGTTTCGAAACTCCAAAGACAGGAACAACTCCTGCAGCTGCACCAACTGCTGCACCAACAGGGAATCCTGATGAAGTTCCGGCTAAAGCACCAGCTGAAAAGCCCGCAAAAAAATAA